A genomic window from Spodoptera frugiperda isolate SF20-4 chromosome 29, AGI-APGP_CSIRO_Sfru_2.0, whole genome shotgun sequence includes:
- the LOC126912723 gene encoding acetylcholine receptor subunit alpha-like: MPRRAAPHPAAPLLLLAALAALAGCAANPDAKRLYDDLLSNYNKLVRPVLNVSDALTVRIKLKLSQLIDVNLKNQIMTTNLWVEQSWYDYKLSWEPREYGGVEMLHVPSDHIWRPDIVLYNNADGNFEVTLATKATLNYTGRVEWRPPAIYKSSCEIDVEYFPFDQQTCVMKFGSWTYDGFQVDLRHIDEARGTNVVELGVDLSEFYTSVEWDILEVPAVRNEKFYTCCDEPYLDITFNITMRRKTLFYTVNLIIPCMGISFLTVLVFYLPSDSGEKVSLSISILLSLTVFFLLLAEIIPPTSLVVPLLGKFVLFTMILDTFSICVTVVVLNVHFRSPQTHTMAPWVRRVFIHVLPRLLVMRRPHYRVDPHRSRFAGLVTAVSESTPWDESSPLSGVGAVPGVPACATCRSCHLHDAPALCDALRRWHRCPELNKAIDGINYIAEQTRKEEESTRVKEDWKYVAMVLDRLFLWIFTLAVVVGSAGIILQAPTLYDERAPIDVRLSEIAYATAKPRPPPPR; the protein is encoded by the exons ATGCCGCGCCGTGCCGCGCCGCACCCCGCGGCCCCGCTGCTGCTGCTGGCCGCGCTGGCCGCGCTCGCCGGCTGCGCCGCCAACCCCGACGCCAAGCGGCTGTACGACGACCTGCTCAGCAACTACAACAAGCTCGTGCGGCCCGTGCTCAACGTCAGCGACGCTCTCACCGTGCGCATCAAGCTCAAGCTGAGTCAGCTCATCGACGTG AACCTGAAGAATCAGATCATGACGACTAACTTGTGGGTGGAGCAG AGCTGGTACGACTACAAGCTGTCGTGGGAGCCGCGAGAATACGGCGGAGTCGAGATGCTGCATGTACCGTCAGACCACATCTGGCGGCCCGATATAGTTCTCTATAACAA TGCGGATGGCAATTTCGAGGTGACACTGGCGACAAAGGCGACGCTCAACTACACGGGTCGCGTGGAGTGGCGTCCGCCTGCAATCTACAAGTCCTCCTGTGAGATCGACGTCGAATACTTCCCCTTCGACCAACAGACGTGTGTCATGAAGTTCGGCTCGTGGACGTACGACGGCTTCCAG GTGGACCTGCGGCACATCGACGAGGCGCGTGGCACGAATGTCGTGGAGCTGGGCGTCGACCTGTCCGAGTTCTACACTTCTGTGGAGTGGGACATTCTCGAGGTGCCGGCCGTCAG AAATGAAAAATTCTACACGTGCTGCGATGAGCCGTACCTGGACATCACTTTCAACATCACGATGCGGCGCAAGACGCTGTTTTACACGGTGAACCTCATCATCCCGTGTATGGGCATCTCGTTCCTCACCGTGCTCGTGTTCTACCTGCCCTCGGACAGCGGCGAGAAAGTGTCTCTCTCGATCTCCATCCTCCTGTCGCTCACCGTGTTCTTCCTGCTGCTGGCTGAGATCATCCCGCCGACGTCTCTCGTCGTGCCGCTGCTCGGCAAGTTCGTGCTGTTCACCATGATCCTCGACACGTTCAG TATATGCGTGACGGTGGTAGTGTTGAACGTGCACTTCCGATCACCACAAACCCACACGATGGCGCCGTGGGTCCGGCGCGTGTTCATCCACGTGCTGCCGCGCCTGCTCGTGATGCGGCGCCCGCACTACCGCGTCGACCCCCACCGCAGTCGCTT TGCAGGGCTGGTGACTGCAGTGAGCGAGAGCACGCCGTGGGACGAGAGCTCTCCGCTGAGCGGCGTGGGCGCCGTGCCGGGCGTGCCGGCGTGCGCCACGTGCCGCTCGTGTCACCTGCACGACGCGCCCGCGCTGTGTGATGCATTGCGGCGCTGGCATCGCTGTCCCGAGCTAAACAAGGCCATCGACGGCATCAACTACATTGCCGAACAGACGCGGAAGGAGGAGGAGTCGACTAGG GTGAAGGAGGATTGGAAATATGTGGCGATGGTGCTGGACCGGCTGTTCCTGTGGATCTTCACGCTGGCCGTGGTGGTGGGGTCGGCCGGCATCATCCTGCAGGCGCCGACCCTGTACGACGAGCGCGCGCCTATAGACGTGCGCCTGTCAGAGATAGCGTATGCGACTGCGAAGccccggccgccgccgccgcgctag